A region from the Canis lupus dingo isolate Sandy chromosome X, ASM325472v2, whole genome shotgun sequence genome encodes:
- the GSPT2 gene encoding eukaryotic peptide chain release factor GTP-binding subunit ERF3B: MDPGSSSSDSAPDCWDQVDMEAPGSAPSGDRASSVVAEAQREHLSSAFSRQLNVNAKPFVPNVHAAEFVPSFLRGPAQPQTPAADITSIDETCTDAGDPQGKRLGRGAPVEHSKEEQLVLREGSNSAVTMELSEPVVENGEVEMILEESWEHDKEVSEAEPGGSSLGDSGPPEESGQEMMEKEEVRKSKSVMVPSGAPKKEHVNVVFIGHVDAGKSTIGGQIMFLTGMVDKRTLEKYEREAKEKNRETWYLSWALDTNQEERDKGKTVEVGRAYFETEKKHFTILDAPGHKSFVPNMIGGASQADLAVLVISARKGEFETGFEKGGQTREHAMLAKTAGVKHLVVLINKMDDPTVNWSSERYEECKEKLVPFLKKVGFSPKKDIHFMPCSGLTGANIKEQSDFCPWYTGLPFIPYLDNMPNFNRSIDGPIRLPIVDKYKDMGTVVLGKLESGSIFKGQQLVMMPNKHNVEVLGILSDDAETDYVAPGENLKIRLKGIEEEEILPGFILCDPNNLCHSGRTFDVQIVIIEHKSIICPGYNAVLHIHTCIEEVEITALISLVDKKSGEKSKTRPRFVKQDQVCIARLRTAGTICLETFKDFPQMGRFTLRDEGKTIAIGKVLKLVPEKD; encoded by the coding sequence ATGGATcccggcagcagcagcagcgactCGGCGCCCGACTGCTGGGACCAGGTGGACATGGAAGCCCCGGGTTCGGCCCCGAGCGGAGACCGAGCTTCCTCGGTGGTGGCCGAGGCTCAGCGGGAGCATCTCAGCTCGGCCTTCAGCCGTCAGCTCAACGTCAACGCCAAACCCTTCGTGCCTAACGTACACGCCGCGGAGTTCGTGCCGTCCTTTCTGCGGGGCCCGGCTCAGCCGCAGACCCCCGCGGCCGACATCACCAGCATCGATGAAACCTGCACCGACGCAGGCGACCCTCAAGGTAAAAGGCTGGGACGGGGGGCACCTGTGGAACATTCCAAAGAGGAACAGTTAGTGTTGCGTGAAGGTTCCAATTCAGCCGTTACCATGGAACTTTCAGAACCTGTTGTAGAAAATGGAGAGGTGGAGATGATCCTAGAAGAGTCATGGGAGCACGATAAAGAAGTAAGTGAAGCTGAACCAGGGGGTAGTTCCTTGGGAGATTCGGGTCCCCCAGAAGAAAGTGGCCAGGAAATgatggagaaagaggaagtgagaaaATCTAAATCTGTGATGGTGCCCTCAGGTGCTCCTAAAAAAGAACACGTAAATGTGGTATTCATTGGGCACGTAGATGCTGGAAAGTCAACCATTGGAGGACAAATAATGTTTTTGACAGGAATGGTTGACAAAAGGACACTTGAGAAATATGAGagagaagctaaagaaaaaaacagagaaacttGGTATTTGTCCTGGGCCTTAGATACAAACCAGGAAGAACGAGACAAGGGTAAAACAGTAGAAGTGGGTCGTGCCTattttgaaacagaaaagaaacatttcaccATTTTAGATGCTCCTGGCCACAAGAGTTTTGTCCCAAATATGATCGGTGGTGCTTCTCAAGCTGATCTGGCTGTACTGGTGATTTCTGCCAGGAAAGGAGAATTTGAAACTGGATTTGAGAAAGGTGGACAGACAAGAGAACATGCGATGTTGGCAAAAACAGCAGGTGTAAAACATTTAGTAGTGCTTATTAATAAGATGGATGACCCCACAGTTAATTGGAGCAGCGAGAGATAtgaagaatgtaaagaaaaactGGTGCCCTTTTTGAAAAAAGTTGGCTTTAGTCCCAAAAAGGACATCCACTTTATGCCCTGCTCAGGGCTTACTGGGGCAAATATTAAAGAGCAATCTGATTTTTGCCCATGGTACACTGGATTACCATTTATTCCGTATTTGGATAATATGCCAAACTTCAACAGATCAATTGATGGACCAATTAGGCTGCCAATTGTGGATAAGTACAAGGATATGGGCACTGTGGTCCTGGGAAAGCTGGAATCAGGATCCATTTTTAAGGGCCAGCAGCTTGTGATGATGCCGAACAAGCACAATGTGGAAGTTCTTGGAATTCTTTCTGATGATGCTGAAACTGATTATGTAGCCCCAGGAGAAAACCTTAAAATCAGACTGAAGGGAATTGAAGAAGAGGAGATTCTTCCAGGATTCATACTGTGTGACCCTAATAATCTGTGCCATTCTGGACGCACATTTGATGTTCAGATAGTGATTATTGAACACAAGTCCATCATTTGTCCGGGCTATAATGCGGTGCTGCACATTCATACTTGTATTGAGGAAGTTGAGATAACGGCCTTAATCTCCTTAGTAGACAAAAAGTCAGGAGAGAAAAGTAAGACACGGCCCCGCTTTGTGAAACAAGATCAAGTGTGCATTGCCCGTTTAAGGACAGCAGGAACTATCTGCCTTGAAACGTTCAAAGATTTTCCTCAGATGGGTCGTTTTACTTTAAGAGATGAGGGTAAGACCATTGCCATTGGAAAAGTTCTGAAACTGGTCCCAGAGAAAGACTAA